One Triticum dicoccoides isolate Atlit2015 ecotype Zavitan chromosome 5B, WEW_v2.0, whole genome shotgun sequence genomic window carries:
- the LOC119311580 gene encoding cytochrome b561, DM13 and DOMON domain-containing protein At5g54830-like produces the protein MAPAFAPLVASLAVAAAVLAAVADAACRHTNLTAGFAADLTMLQHQLRGTVRLDPSGACALQLTRFDLLAASPSARFWAADGPSLDDLAKGRPFSPLPLNATFRNETLRLPFSAPLPPLLAIFDPDTSSDLGHVFLSAASNSSNATAALASRVATPTMFDNCVQLSEGYRLRWTLNASAGEVDIGLEAVVGSEYYMAFGWADPKANSPAMVRSDVVVAGFTEEGMPFAEDYYITDYSECTMGKDDLPVSGVCPDSAYDDGRNDSRLVYGHRRDGVSFVRYKRKLDSEDDKYDVLVGATEEMAVVWAIGKLRPPDTLRPHYLPQNHGGPRDETFGLMRLNLSEAVDSCLGPLDADNKQDQDRIIADGKTPLVVTSAPAVRYPNPPNPDKVIYINKKEAPLLKVERGVPVKFSVQAGHDVALYVTSDPIGGNATLRNKTEVIYAGGPDVHGVPATPTELVWLPDRNTPDLVYYQSVYEAKMGWKVQVVDGGLSDMYNNSVLLDDQQVTLFWTLSTDSISIAARGEKKSGYLAVAFGNGMLNSYAYVGWVGNDGVGRVKTYWIDGKSAAGIHSTSENLTYVRCKSEDGVITFEFTRPLKPSCTGKVECKNIIDPTTPLKVVWAMGASWSGDDLTDSNMHSVTSSRPIRVLLLRGSAEAEQDLRPVLAVHGFMMFVAWGILLPGGILAARYLKSLKGDGWYQIHVYLQYSGISIMFLGVLFAAAELRGFYVDSMHVKFGLSALLLAAFQPLNAYFRPKRPANGEVPPRNRVLWEYLHVITGRSAIVVGVVALFTGMKHLGQRYDSENVEELTWALMLWVLSAIVIALSLEYKEVKRRGGDRSFRGHWVLGNTEEDDSVDLLHPDSSARSSESRPSGVMEVQLEPLTR, from the coding sequence ATGGCCCCCGCCTTCGCCCCCCTCGTCGCCAGCCTCGCGGTGGCGGCCGCGGTCCTGGCGGCCGTGGCCGACGCGGCGTGCCGGCACACCAACCTGACGGCGGGCTTCGCGGCGGACCTCACCATGCTGCAGCACCAGCTGCGGGGCACGGTGCGCCTCGACCCCTCCGGCGCCTGCGCGCTCCAGCTCACGCGCTTCGACCTCCTCGCCGCCTCCCCCTCCGCGCGCTTCTGGGCCGCCGACGGCCCTTCCCTCGACGACCTTGCCAAAGGCCGCCCCTTTTCGCCGCTCCCGCTCAACGCCACCTTCCGCAACGAGACACTCCGCCTCCCCTTCTCCGCCCCGCTGCCGCCGCTCCTCGCCATCTTCGACCCCGACACCTCCTCCGACCTCGGCCACGTCTTCCTCTCCGCCGCCTCCAACTCCTCCAACGCCACCGCCGCTCTCGCCTCCCGGGTCGCCACGCCCACCATGTTCGACAACTGCGTCCAGCTCTCTGAGGGCTACCGCCTTCGCTGGACGCTCAACGCGTCCGCCGGCGAGGTCGACATCGGCCTCGAGGCCGTGGTCGGCTCCGAGTACTACATGGCCTTCGGATGGGCTGACCCCAAGGCCAACTCCCCCGCCATGGTCCGCTCCGACGTCGTCGTCGCTGGCTTCACCGAGGAAGGTATGCCGTTCGCCGAGGACTACTACATTACCGACTACAGTGAGTGCACCATGGGGAAGGATGACCTGCCTGTGTCCGGAGTGTGCCCGGACAGTGCTTATGATGACGGGAGGAACGATTCCAGGCTGGTTTATGGGCACCGGCGGGATGGTGTGTCTTTCGTCAGGTACAAGAGGAAACTCGACAGTGAGGATGACAAATATGATGTGCTTGTTGGTGCCACGGAGGAGATGGCTGTGGTCTGGGCCATCGGAAAGCTGCGTCCGCCGGACACTTTGCGGCCGCACTACCTTCCGCAGAATCATGGGGGTCCGAGGGATGAAACCTTTGGGTTGATGAGGCTTAATTTGTCCGAGGCGGTGGACAGTTGCCTTGGACCGTTGGATGCCGACAATAAGCAAGACCAGGACAGGATCATTGCCGATGGGAAGACGCCACTGGTTGTGACATCCGCTCCAGCAGTGCGCTACCCAAACCCACCAAACCCTGACAAGGTGATTTACATCAACAAGAAGGAGGCGCCACTCCTGAAGGTCGAGAGGGGTGTGCCGGTGAAGTTCTCAGTGCAGGCTGGGCATGATGTGGCACTGTATGTCACTTCAGACCCCATCGGTGGAAATGCCACTTTGAGGAATAAGACTGAGGTCATATATGCCGGTGGCCCTGATGTTCATGGTGTGCCAGCAACCCCCACAGAGCTGGTTTGGCTGCCTGATAGGAATACACCTGATCTTGTCTACTACCAGTCGGTGTATGAAGCAAAGATGGGGTGGAAGGTTCAAGTGGTTGATGGAGGCCTCAGTGACATGTACAATAACAGTGTCCTGTTGGATGATCAGCAGGTTACTCTGTTTTGGACTCTGTCCACTGATTCTATATCTATAGCAGCTCGAGGTGAGAAGAAAAGCGGGTACCTTGCTGTCGCGTTTGGGAATGGGATGCTGAACAGTTATGCCTATGTTGGCTGGGTAGGCAATGATGGAGTTGGGAGGGTCAAGACTTACTGGATTGATGGAAAGAGTGCAGCAGGTATTCATTCAACATCTGAAAATTTAACCTATGTCAGGTGTAAATCAGAAGATGGTGTTATTACATTTGAGTTTACACGTCCTCTTAAGCCTTCCTGTACTGGGAAGGTGGAGTGCAAGAATATTATTGATCCAACCACACCTCTCAAGGTTGTTTGGGCCATGGGTGCAAGCTGGTCAGGAGATGATCTGACGGACAGTAATATGCATTCGGTCACAAGCAGTCGCCCCATACGTGTTCTTTTGTTGAGAGGTTCAGCTGAGGCAGAACAGGACTTGCGGCCCGTTCTGGCTGTGCATGGATTTATGATGTTTGTGGCCTGGGGCATCTTGCTTCCTGGTGGAATATTGGCTGCTCGGTATTTGAAAAGCTTGAAGGGAGATGGGTGGTACCAAATACATGTCTATCTGCAGTATTCTGGGATCTCTATAATGTTCCTTGGCGTCCTTTTTGCTGCAGCCGAGCTCCGAGGTTTCTATGTTGATTCAATGCACGTCAAGTTTGGTTTATCAGCCTTACTTTTGGCAGCTTTTCAGCCGCTTAATGCCTATTTCCGGCCCAAGAGGCCCGCTAACGGGGAGGTTCCACCCCGGAACCGTGTCCTCTGGGAGTACCTACATGTCATCACAGGCAGGTCAGCAATTGTCGTCGGAGTCGTGGCACTTTTCACCGGAATGAAGCATTTAGGCCAGAGGTATGACAGTGAAAATGTAGAGGAGCTCACCTGGGCCTTGATGCTCTGGGTGCTTTCCGCCATAGTTATAGCTCTGTCCCTAGAATATAAAGAGGTCAAACGAAGGGGCGGCGACCGAAGCTTCAGAGGGCACTGGGTTCTAGGTAACACCGAGGAAGATGACTCGGTTGATCTCTTGCATCCTGACAGCTCTGCCAGGAGTTCAGAATCTAGGCCTTCTGGTGTAATGGAGGTGCAGCTTGAGCCTCTCACTAGATGA